In Nitrobacteraceae bacterium AZCC 1564, the following proteins share a genomic window:
- a CDS encoding branched-chain amino acid transport system substrate-binding protein (product_source=KO:K01999; cath_funfam=3.40.50.2300; cleavage_site_network=SignalP-noTM; cog=COG0683; ko=KO:K01999; pfam=PF13458; superfamily=53822), with protein sequence MRNPAKLLLALAALGMTSATASADVIKVGVIGTMSGPYALFGTNFKRGIDAWVSQHGNKVGNHEIQFIYRDEEAPNPAKSKALAQELIVKDKVQYLAGVYFTPNAMSIAPLLEESKTPLVVMNAATSAIVEKSPYIVRTSFTMWQNTVPAAEIAKKNGAKKVAIAVSDYGPGIDAEAAFKKTFEAAGGTVTEAIRMPLNTTDFSPIMQRIKDSGADTIFTFLPAGPPTLGFVKAYIDNGLKAAGVKLMSTGDVVTEPDLPNIGDSGIGILSTYHYAVSHDSPENKAFIDQMVKNGGKLDEVTMTSVAAYDGARLIYKMIEATDGQRDPAKAVGAVKGMKWVSPRGPVSIDPETRHIRQNVYVREVKKVDGKLINQETQTFDAQPDWALSKN encoded by the coding sequence ATGAGGAATCCAGCAAAATTACTTTTGGCGTTGGCCGCATTGGGCATGACGAGCGCGACGGCATCGGCAGACGTCATCAAAGTGGGCGTGATCGGCACAATGTCCGGGCCCTACGCGCTGTTTGGTACCAATTTCAAGAGAGGTATCGATGCGTGGGTGTCTCAGCATGGAAACAAGGTCGGTAATCACGAGATCCAGTTCATTTATCGTGACGAAGAGGCTCCCAATCCTGCGAAATCCAAGGCCCTTGCGCAGGAGCTGATCGTCAAGGACAAGGTCCAGTACCTGGCGGGCGTTTATTTCACGCCTAATGCGATGTCGATCGCGCCGCTGCTGGAGGAGTCAAAGACGCCGCTCGTCGTCATGAATGCTGCAACGTCGGCCATCGTTGAAAAAAGCCCGTACATCGTGCGGACATCATTCACGATGTGGCAGAATACCGTTCCAGCCGCCGAGATCGCCAAAAAGAATGGCGCGAAGAAAGTCGCGATAGCGGTGAGCGACTACGGCCCGGGCATCGATGCTGAGGCTGCATTCAAGAAGACGTTTGAGGCTGCGGGCGGTACGGTGACGGAAGCGATCCGCATGCCGCTGAACACCACGGACTTCAGCCCGATCATGCAGCGGATTAAGGACTCCGGAGCCGATACGATCTTCACGTTTCTCCCGGCGGGGCCGCCGACTCTTGGCTTCGTCAAGGCTTACATCGATAACGGTCTGAAGGCTGCCGGCGTGAAGCTGATGTCGACTGGCGACGTCGTCACCGAGCCCGATCTGCCAAATATCGGTGACAGCGGCATCGGCATTCTCTCGACCTACCACTACGCCGTTTCTCACGACTCGCCCGAGAACAAGGCGTTCATTGACCAAATGGTGAAGAACGGCGGAAAGCTCGACGAAGTGACCATGACATCGGTCGCGGCGTATGACGGTGCACGCTTGATCTACAAGATGATTGAAGCGACTGACGGCCAGCGCGACCCGGCGAAGGCAGTCGGTGCTGTGAAGGGCATGAAGTGGGTGAGCCCGCGTGGTCCGGTTTCGATCGATCCCGAGACGCGGCACATTCGGCAGAATGTCTACGTTCGCGAGGTCAAGAAGGTGGATGGCAAGCTCATCAACCAGGAAACCCAGACGTTCGATGCGCAGCCTGATTGGGCGCTGAGCAAGAACTAA
- a CDS encoding putative amidohydrolase YtcJ (product_source=COG1574; cath_funfam=2.30.40.10,3.20.20.140; cog=COG1574; pfam=PF07969; superfamily=51338,51556), whose translation MTESSTSLRLLNGRIYRSAYDQSPAEALLVRNDKIAWVGAEDDAPAADRTFDLKGATVIPGLTDPHIHLFAIANARLLVPLGQQHASSIGDVLDRLATRARSEPKGNWVQGVDFDENNLAEHRYPTRDEIDAAVPDHPVMIRRFCGHIAILNSAALRNLGFDEGLSNPEGGVFGRFPDGRLDGSAIESAAEMAFRAMPRTDRAVLAEALRHTIDDCLRMGMTAAVEAAVGFTSGFDEEFAIWQLLRRNQPHPPVRLGFMLQLDPEEAAERGLSPGLDPDWQCATLKYFADGIVGGRTAAVSEEYCDTPTRGFFMRDEADLERVIIEAHRGGWQVAVHAVGDRAISHVIGAYEKAQQAAPRDHARHRIEHFFCPPADGFERMKRLGGVIVMQPSFLTRMRRSILNGFGERAHRNYPGRSALDAGVNYAGSSDAPTGLTSPWAGIADAVDRGAAGGDPIGPGEALTVRQAISSYTHGGAYAMKQENWRGALEPGMAADLIALDCDPFTAINPDLRNTNVMMTMVRGQVHHDAIGQTSAATAAASA comes from the coding sequence ATGACGGAGAGTTCAACTTCTCTGCGCTTGCTCAATGGACGCATCTACCGCTCGGCTTACGATCAATCTCCAGCCGAGGCTCTTTTGGTCCGGAATGATAAGATTGCCTGGGTTGGAGCGGAGGACGATGCTCCTGCCGCGGATAGGACGTTCGACCTGAAGGGGGCGACCGTCATTCCTGGCCTGACTGATCCTCACATTCACCTGTTTGCCATCGCGAATGCGCGGCTGCTGGTGCCCTTGGGGCAGCAACATGCGTCGTCGATCGGTGATGTCCTGGATCGGCTTGCGACGCGCGCGCGTAGCGAGCCAAAAGGCAACTGGGTTCAGGGCGTGGACTTCGATGAGAACAATCTCGCCGAACATCGCTATCCAACGCGCGATGAAATTGACGCTGCTGTTCCTGATCATCCCGTAATGATCCGCCGTTTCTGCGGCCACATCGCCATTCTCAACAGCGCCGCATTGCGAAACCTTGGATTCGACGAGGGATTATCAAACCCCGAGGGCGGCGTTTTCGGCCGGTTTCCTGATGGCCGTTTGGACGGCAGTGCCATCGAAAGCGCCGCCGAGATGGCATTTCGCGCCATGCCACGAACCGATCGCGCCGTGCTGGCTGAGGCGCTTCGCCATACGATCGATGATTGCCTGCGGATGGGAATGACAGCAGCCGTGGAGGCTGCGGTGGGGTTCACCAGCGGTTTCGATGAGGAGTTTGCCATCTGGCAGCTTCTCCGGCGCAATCAGCCGCACCCTCCGGTGCGGCTTGGTTTCATGCTCCAGCTCGATCCGGAAGAGGCGGCCGAGCGAGGGCTTTCGCCGGGCCTCGATCCGGATTGGCAGTGTGCAACGCTCAAATACTTCGCCGATGGCATCGTTGGTGGACGCACGGCGGCCGTGAGCGAAGAGTATTGCGACACGCCGACTCGCGGATTTTTCATGCGTGATGAGGCGGACCTTGAGCGCGTGATCATCGAGGCGCATCGCGGCGGATGGCAGGTGGCCGTACACGCGGTGGGTGATCGCGCCATCTCTCATGTGATTGGCGCTTACGAAAAGGCGCAGCAAGCGGCTCCTCGTGATCACGCGCGCCACCGCATTGAACATTTCTTTTGCCCGCCGGCCGATGGCTTTGAGCGCATGAAGCGACTGGGCGGTGTGATTGTCATGCAGCCGAGTTTTCTGACGCGTATGCGCCGTTCAATCCTCAATGGCTTCGGAGAGCGTGCTCATCGAAACTATCCCGGCCGCTCAGCCCTCGATGCCGGGGTCAATTATGCCGGGAGCTCTGACGCACCCACGGGACTTACCTCTCCCTGGGCCGGAATCGCGGACGCGGTCGATCGGGGGGCCGCGGGCGGCGATCCGATCGGGCCGGGCGAAGCGCTGACCGTGCGGCAAGCGATATCGAGCTACACCCACGGTGGCGCCTATGCCATGAAGCAGGAAAACTGGCGGGGCGCGCTTGAGCCAGGGATGGCTGCGGATCTGATCGCGCTTGACTGCGATCCATTTACTGCCATCAATCCCGATCTTCGAAACACCAACGTAATGATGACGATGGTTCGTGGCCAAGTCCATCACGATGCGATCGGTCAGACCTCCGCGGCAACCGCGGCGGCGTCCGCCTAG
- a CDS encoding branched-chain amino acid transport system permease protein (product_source=KO:K01997; cog=COG0559; ko=KO:K01997; pfam=PF02653; transmembrane_helix_parts=Outside_1_4,TMhelix_5_27,Inside_28_33,TMhelix_34_52,Outside_53_61,TMhelix_62_84,Inside_85_96,TMhelix_97_119,Outside_120_138,TMhelix_139_161,Inside_162_188,TMhelix_189_208,Outside_209_227,TMhelix_228_250,Inside_251_262,TMhelix_263_285,Outside_286_288): MQTILSIAFDGLAYGMVLFIISIGLSIMMGLMRVVNLAHGAFAMIGGYLASYAMRDLGMNYAIAIIAAVIGTIIISIPFEILLYRRIYRKSDALTQLLLTIGITFFIIGIANFILGPTLKPIPLPAALSGPMDIGFRMVPTHRIFVIVCGVIAALALWFLIDRTEFGVRLRASVDNSDMADSLGIRTEWIYAATFALAVGLGAFGGVVGAELMPIEPFYALRYMVTFLVVVSVGGAGSITGAISASLLLGLADTTGKYLAPEYGEFFFYLVVILVVFLFPRGLFGRAH, encoded by the coding sequence ATGCAGACAATTCTGAGCATTGCGTTTGACGGCCTTGCCTACGGAATGGTGCTGTTCATCATTTCGATCGGGCTGTCGATCATGATGGGCCTAATGCGGGTCGTGAATCTCGCCCACGGGGCGTTCGCGATGATCGGCGGCTATCTCGCTTCTTATGCAATGCGCGATCTCGGCATGAATTACGCGATTGCGATTATTGCGGCAGTGATCGGAACCATCATCATTTCGATCCCGTTCGAAATTCTGCTCTATCGTCGGATTTACCGGAAATCTGACGCTTTAACGCAGTTGCTGCTCACCATCGGCATCACGTTCTTTATTATTGGCATCGCCAATTTCATTCTCGGGCCGACGCTGAAGCCAATTCCATTGCCTGCCGCATTAAGTGGTCCGATGGATATCGGCTTTCGCATGGTACCCACACACCGCATCTTCGTCATCGTCTGTGGCGTGATCGCAGCTCTCGCACTTTGGTTTCTCATCGACAGAACTGAATTCGGCGTGCGCCTGCGCGCTTCCGTCGACAACAGTGACATGGCTGATTCCCTCGGCATCAGGACCGAGTGGATTTATGCAGCGACCTTTGCGCTGGCAGTGGGGCTCGGTGCTTTCGGAGGCGTGGTCGGGGCGGAGCTTATGCCGATCGAGCCATTTTACGCGCTCCGCTACATGGTGACGTTTCTGGTGGTTGTCTCTGTGGGCGGCGCGGGATCGATCACAGGCGCCATTTCGGCATCATTGTTGCTTGGATTGGCTGACACGACAGGAAAATATCTCGCGCCGGAATATGGTGAGTTCTTCTTCTATCTTGTCGTCATCCTGGTCGTTTTCCTGTTCCCCCGAGGACTGTTCGGGCGGGCCCACTAG
- a CDS encoding branched-chain amino acid transport system permease protein (product_source=KO:K01998; cog=COG4177; ko=KO:K01998; pfam=PF02653; superfamily=161055; transmembrane_helix_parts=Inside_1_20,TMhelix_21_38,Outside_39_59,TMhelix_60_82,Inside_83_94,TMhelix_95_117,Outside_118_172,TMhelix_173_192,Inside_193_221,TMhelix_222_244,Outside_245_258,TMhelix_259_281,Inside_282_293,TMhelix_294_316,Outside_317_333) — protein MSTFSRSAVMRLESFPLAQETLGILSIGFLGLVGYLIFPEDLAFLTRLISITLLVLSLDLVTGYCGVATLGQAVLYGVSAYAVGNAAIAGIGDPILLLLIGLGAGILMGLVSGVLITRFRGLPQLVLSIAFGQLVTALCNKLSTLTGGSDGLAGITPAPVFGIFHFDMYSRTAFVFSLIILAIVFVSLLRFVRSPFGLLCRGIRDDDLRVQMIGATVYPRLIIMYGVSGAVAGVGGALNAITAGVVGLDSVGFERSAEVLVMLVLGGAGNLWGALFGSIIFQIFGHYVSSTNPFHWMTLVGLLLILVVVFVPRGLSHGVAVLWSRLIKREARQ, from the coding sequence ATGAGCACTTTTTCCAGATCGGCTGTGATGCGGCTAGAATCCTTTCCTCTCGCGCAAGAAACGCTGGGTATTTTGTCCATCGGTTTCCTTGGCCTCGTGGGCTATCTGATCTTCCCCGAAGATCTCGCGTTTCTTACACGGCTGATCAGCATCACCTTGCTGGTTTTGTCGCTCGATCTCGTAACGGGGTATTGCGGGGTCGCCACCCTTGGACAGGCCGTTCTCTACGGCGTCAGTGCGTATGCCGTGGGGAATGCCGCCATCGCGGGTATTGGTGATCCGATCCTGTTGCTTCTGATCGGCTTGGGCGCCGGCATTCTCATGGGGCTTGTTTCGGGCGTCCTGATCACGCGGTTTCGCGGTCTCCCGCAACTCGTCTTGTCAATTGCGTTCGGTCAGCTTGTGACCGCGCTGTGTAACAAGCTCTCGACACTCACGGGCGGAAGTGATGGCTTGGCGGGCATTACACCAGCGCCGGTGTTCGGTATCTTCCACTTTGATATGTACAGCCGCACGGCGTTTGTCTTCTCGCTGATCATTCTGGCGATCGTATTCGTCTCGCTGTTGCGCTTTGTCCGTTCGCCGTTCGGCTTGTTATGCCGTGGCATCAGAGATGATGATTTGCGGGTGCAGATGATCGGCGCGACCGTCTATCCACGGCTGATCATCATGTATGGCGTTTCCGGTGCCGTCGCAGGCGTCGGCGGCGCATTGAACGCGATCACGGCTGGTGTTGTCGGATTAGACAGCGTGGGCTTCGAGCGTTCGGCTGAAGTACTGGTCATGCTGGTGCTCGGCGGTGCCGGAAATCTGTGGGGTGCCCTGTTCGGCTCGATCATCTTCCAAATCTTTGGACACTATGTGTCGTCGACCAATCCGTTCCATTGGATGACCCTGGTTGGTCTGCTGCTGATCCTGGTCGTGGTGTTCGTGCCGCGCGGCTTGTCTCACGGCGTTGCGGTTCTGTGGTCAAGGCTGATCAAGCGGGAGGCACGTCAGTGA